TAAACATGCTGAAAAGGCCGGAACAaagctgtgaaaattgaagagaatttttttgcatcagTTATACTTATCGCAATGATAAGTCGACAAGCCAAGAAAAGTAAAACGATCAGTAAATAATTATCTATCGATAAGATTAAAACGGTAGAGTGCATTGCCAGGAATGAAACTGTGAGGATAAATTTGGTTTGTGTTTCATTCGAAAAAGCCATTTCGACTTTTCAATCCGTACACCCTGGAGGCAGTTACGCGATATTTACGAGGCGTCGAGGCGTTCGTAACCCTGTTTGCGGCAATTTCTTGTTTCCATCAGGTCCGCAGGCCTGCGGGGCAAATTCAACCCACCAACTTGGCACACAGCAACGCTCCAAGCTATGAAATGACGCGGGCGGTTGCCCACAATCACCTCAACTCCTCCCTGTCCCTACTCGGATAGACATATAAGTGTACCTGTGCATGTAGGTATGCATGAACGTGCACCGCATGCTACCCGACGAAGCAAATCTTGCGAAAAGTAAAACGTCCATTCCTTCGCTTTATATCATCGACGAGTAATTTACCGGAAACAAATGATCATTCGAAACAAGAATTATCACGATATATGACATGCACCGTCATGATCTGTTGACACAAAGACATCTGTGAAGAGATCAAAGGGGGCAACCGAGCGAGTTCCCTATTCCCTGTTCTTGGTTCGATAATAATTGTAGCAATACGAGAGAAGCCCTTATGGCCTTTCCCCAAGCGCGCATCGATACTCAATTCTATGAATGGAATGAAACGAAAGCATTGATAAGTGAGCTATAACTCGGTTATCGAGGACCTAGATAAACAGGCTGACCAGAAGTGctatatttcttttcattcgatCTCAGCACTCGAAGATCTTTCAAAAACAATACGTACATGTGATGCGTGAGCGATGGTATAATTGAAACAGAAATTGTTTTCATCCTagacagaaaacaaaaaaatcatgcCGAACGCATGAGCTATTTATACAATCAACATCTTCGTGAAAAGCTTAAACTCGTTGTTAAAAATCTGTTCGGATTATTTGCCGCTTTGATAAGCAACCCTTATGTCTGCAGAAAGGCTAAAGTGAATATTGACCAAATTAAATGGAACTTTAAATTACAAACGCGATATCAACCCacaaatatatttctcgttCAGGTTCTTTCTAATCAAGCTTCTAAGTACAACGTAATTTTCACATCCTAGCATTACATTTCGGCTGGAATATCAGCGACGGATTAACCCTCATTTCGAACGCGTATTTTCCTCGACATCGAGTGTTTGTACAAATCCATTCCTGTAATACGTCCATGCAGATGGTGCATGGGGAATGCTGAAAgcaaacttttcaatttgCCATTCTATCATTGACAATTTCACGCAAATGGAATCTTGACGCGAACCAGGCACCTCGTGGAACGGCCCCTGCAGAACCACATTGGCGTTAAATAAGTGTAACCATCCCCGCATCCTCTGTCACCCCGTACCCCCGGCTCCTACATAATTGCCTGTGAAATCGCTTGATGGGTTTGCCTACGTTGTTTTCCTACTTTCACCTACACTACACCGCACCAATCTTCGCAACCAGAAAAATCTATAGATGTGTTAATCGAGAAACatattctcttttcttttaagTCGATAAGAATTGGCCAAAACCGGATAAGGATTCTCTTGCATTATCTTGtaattactaaaaaaatacaatgagCAAAAGGGATGCTGTAAAAATTGAGGAACTGTCGAGGTACTTGGAGCGAAACTTGTTATCCGATAGTTAATTAATAGTCGACGACCACAAATAGCGAGGTTGACTATTGCGGAACCGCAATCGCTATTGCGAATCTGCATTACTCGAGCGGTCCCCAGCAGCCTCTGCACCCTTAGACTGTAGGCCAGTCAACCATTTCGCGGTCCAACGCTCGCCCGAAATGACATCGTGATTGTTGTCTAACAATCCCCTAGTGCTTTCGACCCCATCGTTGATGTATGTACCAATGCGTTTAGGGACCAACTCATCCGTGCGCGGAGTAACAAGGGGTAATGAAAAAGGACAAGAATCACTTTACACATTCAATATAAGTCGGTGAAATCTATAACACGCCAATTGTTGTCCATATGCAAATTTTATCAGCAGATAGAACCTTGATATTATACCTGTTTGAATAAGAGACGGTAAAACGAACTAAATATTTAGCGACTTCTGGTCGCGAGAGacacggtataataatataggaGATGAGAACGGCACTGAGCGAAGAAGGGAATGGAAGAGAGTCAAGGGGAGTGGGAAAAGGCGGCGACTCGGTGATGGCGGAGGACGATTTGAGAAGAAGATAAAACAGTTGTGGTTGTGTCGTTTGCTCCTCTTATCAGCGGGGACACTTTGCCCTACTCCACACCCCTCACCATTCATTCTCCTCAGTCCCAACCGGCGCTTCGAGTTTTCTCGCGGTTTCTGCCCAGCTATGACTGTATCTACGTATGTAAAATACACACTTATGTATATACCAGCTGCGTATTGCATGGAATACGTACTAATCACGGAGGATGGTTGACCCCACTACGAGGCGAGACAAGACCCCGAAAATACCATGTTCGTAGGTAAAGAACGAAGGTCTTTTGGAAACACCACGTGCCCTCTATTTACCTCCCGATCGGTGGAAGTTCGCGCAATCGTGACATCAATACATCGTCGATCGGATTGATCATTGCATCCCGAGCGGATGACCGAGCAGATGATTGGACCGCACAAATTCGCCGCTGCCTTGTGTTTGAACCGATATGTCTGGGACAGCGCGTACGCAGTCCCAACTACCAAAAATAATACGCCCGAGATATCCACATTAGGGATATTCGCAAGGTTCAGCTCGACCGTAGTGCAATGGAAGAGCCTCGTCTTGGAGGAACCGCCTTGTTGATCACGGTGTCCTCTGCGCCAGGTAAGTATGCTTAAGCTTGTTTCAGCAGGCTACTTCAACAAATCGCGGTCAGTTTTACTTGTGAGAAAGACCGCGGAGGTCGCTACCACGTACGCCACCTAGTGCCTAGCGCGTTAACGGTTTCCAAAAGCCTGCGTCAATACTGGCGGATATATACAGGATGAGAAGTAGGCTGCAGTCGGTGCAGGCGCCAGTAAAAAGAACTGGCTGTTGCATATTTTTAGGCGTAGACGTGAGTATTTTCTTACCCAACGTTTCGTGAAACACTGTGGTAACTCATTGAGTTGATATACCTACATCACGGTCAACTTTGACCATAAAAATTAAGTAAAGAACTCGATTATTCAAAAACGTGGGTCTATTCTTAAGAACGTACCAAAGGTATAGTCCAGTCAAAGAGCTGTTGAGACAGAAATATGATATGACGAACGGTTGAAAATACATCTAAAGTCAATCGAGTTGAATTTAGTTGAAACAATACTCCCGTAAATTAAACCCACAATAGAACAATTATTGACTTTGAAGAGATCTAATTATTAAATCATTTCTAGAATGAAAACATTTCATTGTCCAAGCGGTTTTAATCCACTAGTGCTAATTTTGTTCGTAAATTAATTCCCCAACCCAACAGCCACATTTTCTATTTGGCTTCTCAGTTGGCAAAAAGAACCATGGTTAGTCAAATCATTATAAATCATGAATAGTAACCCCATCCCTAAATACTCCACTGTCATCCAAAATCTAATTGTGTAGATTTGTAGAGACGTCATTTGCAAACAGTCCTACAATGTCATTACAgtcgatcaaaaaattttcttttttactctaCAAAACATTCAATGGTGAGATTCGTTTAAAGTTATCCAATAATTGTACTATTGCAGCAGGAATTTATGTCTCTCGGTTTTTTAAatgtcttattttttttcttttcgggAATATTGCTTCAACTAGATTAAATTCGATTAACTTAAGTTGCACTTTCAAACTTCCCTGATATCATATTTCTATCTTGGCAGCTCTTTGACTAGACTGTATGTTTGGTACATccttaatttcaaattgcttcaGTGACACATACGAATACTTATAAGAGACTATTATGCATATAAATTCATGATGCATTATTATACGTTagttcaaaagaaaaaatttgaataacaaatttaCAGAGTGATCAGGGTGCAATGCACGATTGCAATAAAAGGTGTGACAAATGAACTGATCGTTTATCAGGGTAAAAACTTAATTGAACGTGAAGAAAGTATTTATTCTTGCTGCCATGGCTTATAGCAAACGAATTGAGTTGTTGAGAAATATACGTGCCGCAGAAAAAGAGCAagtaaattttgtatttcatgTAATGTGTCGGGGTAAAAAATAGAAGGGGTTTCTTTCGGGTAATGAGGGAACGGCTGAATGTAGGTTCGGTGGAAGCAGGGAGGTAATAACCATATTTAAAGCTCTTTGTTTCAGGTCCATTTCGCGTAAGCTTTTGGAATACATTTTAGGAGCGATTTCATAATCGCCTTAGCTCCTTATCTTGTAGCGTCCGGAGTCTGGCACAATCGCAGTTACAAGAGAGGCGCGCACTGGTGTAAGTAAAGGTATAAGGAGGGCGTAGGTAAGTATTCcaagtgataaaaattgtgCAGCCCGGGTGAAAATTACCGTCTAACAATTTGTTGAAACGGCCGCGTTATACAAAATGGTGGAGTGATACGGCATAAAAAACACTTGCAAAACGCGAGGACGAATCCTACAGGCTAACCGAGTTACGCGAGGTTGAAGGACATTAGTTAACGAAAATTGTGCTAGTTGTCGCATTTTTATACACCTGATGATTACAGTTTCTTACCAAGTTAATACGATTACCTTCGAAGGAGCCAAGTTTACGAAGAATCTCTGAGCTCTGGCTTAAAGGGCGGGAAGAAGGCGAAGGGGCAAGAGGTAGGGGAAATCTTGACAAGGAATGCAAGGAAAAGATCGACAATGCCTCGTGATTTCTTACTGGCCTGAATACCGCCTAATTCTTTCGAATAATCGCATATTTTAAGAACTCTCGCCAATGATAAATCAAATTACATTTACTTTTATGCCAACCGTTCATTCATTTGCATCGTCGAAGAAAAGTTCGTTGCCAAACTCTTACTTAATGGAGTGTTGTTAGCTAAATTTTGAATCTTTCACGCCTTCGTCGTCAACTCGTATGTTGTGTACGATAAAAACGACAAAAAGTTAAAGAAACACAAATTGACATTGCCGCGTCTCTGCATCACTAACCATTGTACATGTACTGGTGATGTAAAGTATATTCGCATTTACATCCACATTCGCAAAAATCGGgcgaatatttttcgaatgtaattgtcacaaataattaatattttgcttagaaaaattatgaaaacaatGAGATAAGACAAAACACATTAGTTACAAGATAAACTTTTATTATGAAAGTTTCTCTTCACGTTTGAATCGCACTCTAActtcaaaattaatttgtttatgtTATCAATTTGTCattaaataatcaaacaaAGAATCGGCTTAGTTCGGATCAGCTCGGCGATTTCCGGAACAAGATACAAACGACGCTAAATGTGTGGGTGCGACTTGCATAGTGTACCAATGTAGTATCAGTTAATGAATTGTCAACTTTTAGCCATAGAGAAATTGCACCAAACTTAGAATCTATATTCACATTCGCATTAGCGAATATCAATGACAAAATTCGCATCCGCATTCGCATTCGCGAATActcaaaaatttacattcgttACATCATTGATATACATTATACTGTATAACAAAcgtaaatgtaatttttcgtaATATACTTTATTATCGGTTaaaaagagtttttttttttttttgcgcttGACTAAACATATTACAAGTGCCGACTGAGATACATCAAATCCTTAAACGATGATGCACATATCCGAAAGTTCTGAGACAAAAATCTTGTTTGAAAGTTAAATTAAATCGTACCGAATTCCGCATAAGGCAGAGAATATTTTAGTTTATCTGTCAGGACATTAGCGTCGTGAAATATGTGCGCGTTACCAAAGTATAGAACTTGAAATCAAGATCCAGGTGAAGTTGAGCGCTCTGAAGTTGCGCGCGCTAGCATCCTTCCTGTTAAGTCGTCCGTGAAAATACTAATTATTATactgattattattaatacgaAAACTTTACTCCGCGCTGAGTCGCAGGCGAGAAGGCGGAGAAGCAGGAAAGCGAACGGGCTGGAATGAGTGAGTGTGTTTCAGACTGTTGGCGTACCGACAACTTAACCGGAATGGGGTAGCGGGCAGGGGGAGGGAAGGAGGGGGCGAAACACCGGCTCTACACAGCCCTTGGATTATGCTTAGTTGTAATTAAAGCTTCATTATGACCTAGCCAATTAAGATACGCAGCCGCGATTCAAAAATACCTTATCCACCACTTCTGTATATCCCGTAGTTcctaatatacatgtaaagtTGGAATTATCACAAAATTCAGATGCGATCGCAGATCATGATTTACAGAATcgacgaaaaataaaactcatgTCGCTGCAGAAGCGTTGAGTAGACGCAAAGTTTCACAAGAAATCAATTATCAATTTCGATACATCGTTATgcacaaaatatttattgagtCATTATAATAAGTAATTATCCAATGAATTTGAATGTGTACAGTTCATTTTCATCAAGCTAGCGTAGCTCTTTGACTGTTCTTCAAAATATCCTCGGAAAAGTCTTCGGCCCTGGAGAATTTTGCATAGCTGAAAAGTGAGAGAATAAAGaagatattgaaataaaacaacgaaagactcggaagaaagaaagaagcgCATATCGCAACCTTCCTTGTAAAACTACTGCACGTCTTCAAAATTAGACGCAACTTACATTCTGTTATACTTAGCCCTCTCGCTCCCATTCAATGACGGTCTCGTTGATGCCAATGCATCGTTCAAATGTCTCTGAGTCACACCGACAGTACCCAATGAACCGGAAATCTCCCTTCCGTGCTGAGAAATTCCCAAAATCAAAACGTCATTACAAAACATATATGAGATTGAAATACTTCTCCATATACTCTTGGAAAGCGCACGGCCTAACCTGTAGAATTGCAGCACTTGAAGCCGAGTAGCCAGACAAAAAACAGATAGTGCAGGAGGCCCCTAAAGTGTGGCAAAGAACAAGGAATCCGTAATGTTTATAAACGTTGCCCCGATTAGTATGCGGCTCAAATACTATTCTCGTCACTCCACTCGACGCATGAACGAGTCCGGCAATGCGCTTTCCCAAGTTGTATGGTTCTTCAAATGTGAGCTACGTTTATCCTCCTACCCCCACCTGTGATTGGCCAACGTATACTCGATATACTCGCGTATACGCGAGGATGCCGTAGATACCATGAGTCGATCCTACCAATTACACCTCCGACTGATGTATATTTCTGTGTTGTTTCATATATCTGGGACAGCGCGTACGCAGTCCCAACTACCAAAAATAATACGCCCGAGATATCCACATTAGGGATATTCGCAAGGTTCAGCTCGACCGTAGTGCAATGGAAGAGCCTCGTCTTGGAGGAACCGCCTTTTTGATCACGGTATCCTCTGCGCCAGGTAAGTATGCTTTGCTTTGGCAAGAGCGAGTACTTGAATGCATTCGGTCAAATTTTAACTGCGAGAAAGGGGGCAAAAGCGCATGCAGCGGTGGAGGGTATGCGACTCCTAGCAGCAAGAGGAGGAAGTATCGGGGATGTGTAGTCATGCGCTCCAAGTCTGTTATCCGCATGCGCATAAACTTTTAAACAATTACACACCACGAAAGCACAAGCGTATAAATGAGATTTGAATACGCATGAGCCGGAAAAGAAACGGTAAAAGCATTCAGACGATGAAAATCACattgaaaatagattttcatttttatagaaaGAAAGTGATATAAACAATAAACATAGCAAACATTGCAGGGAATAAATGAGATTTAAAGCGAAAAACGATCACATGCAAtcagattcaaattttcttttcataaacGTACGCAGAATAAattcatgatttttcttttgcgAATGAATTTATTCGGTGAATGAAGTATTATATTCactttgataaataaattatcccAGAACAAGCAGATCACAGTGAAATTGCTtagttatatgtatagatataggtatacgtgcACGACAGTCCCGCGTTTCTCTATGTGTTATGAGATATTCCACGATTACGACTCCAATTTGCACCACACCGGGAGAATATCGCAAGACGGAAGGGGCGCTCAGAGCGTAAACGCGAAATCAGATAGTTCACAGCACATAGCAGATCGTTGGAAGGCAATGATTAGAAACTATGTTAATTAGACATGCTTCGCTAATGTCACCATCTTATTCGCATTAGTCCCGGCTAAGGTTTAATTCGCTTCGATGATGTCTTGTTACACTAGTCTTGTATTCGACACTATTTTGATCTAGAACGTGAAAAGTGCATGAGCACATTTTTAACGGAAAAAATGGCACCCGGATTTCGTTCCAATAAACGATTCAAGTCCACTCAAATACTTTGTTCAACTTAATAGTTGGAGTTTTGCTATACAGAAACATCGATACGCTATAAGTATAATCATTTTCAGTACCGCGTATTATGGCGGTAACTTAAaattatcgtaacgattcgttTGCAAAGGTAATTGAAGCCAAATGGCCGGCAATCGAAAGAGATACACCCGTGTGCAAAATGGTATTTCTCTCCACAAATTATATCTTCAataacgttaatttttcgacaaaatgGTAGCGCTCGAAAAGCTGCTCACTCAAATATAACTTGGcagttttatttaattattagatGCTCAATTTAGCAAAAGACAGAGAAACCGAATGAGTATCATTAACCATCAACAATACAGAGAGGTTTccaaaattgaacaaattccAATTCTTGTCTgtcctgaaaatttcatttttgcattTCTTTTAGTCTGGTAAAATTATCATGGCAAATATCAAAGAAAACTATCACAAAACAGTCTATTGaaattatcacatttttttttttttacctaaaaaCTTTAAATCTCAACAGAAATGGCATTCCAATAAAATCTTGGAGTCACATGAACCGCTCTGTACCTTTTATGGTTGAACATGCAAGTCACCGTTTAAATGGCTAAGAAAATACATACACATCTGTTGATATTTCGTAGGGGTTAAAAATAGGAAAGAGTGAAGAGCGATAACACAAAAGTCCACATGATCGCCACAAAAGCATCAACCGATATATGTTGAATTATAGTTATAATAACTTACCGATTTTACAGCAGCCAAATCCTCCTCTAAAACGGTAATTCTTGCTTGAGAAAATATAGAATTCAAATCAGCTCCTGTAAAGCCCATTGTTTCAGCTGCCAGGGTATCCAAGTCCAAGGAATTCAAATCAAGTTTTTGCGATTCGCACAGAGCTGTTagtatttcttttctctctgtCTGAAACATGTTAAAGAAGCGAGTTACATAAATTTTGTAGGTAGCGATGTGCATAcgtatttatttcatcaataAGCATGCCCATTGATTCGCTTTTTCGTCAATTAATATTTGAATACGAATTAGTACCTTATCTGGTAACGGGCAAAGCAAAGATTTGTCTAAACGCCCTGGACGCAGAAGCGCTGGATCTAGTAAATCGGGTCGTGAGGTGGCGGCGACCACGGCAACTCCTTGCCTACCTTCAACACCGTCTAATTGAGCCAAAAACTGATTCACGACACGATCAGTGACCCCCGTGCTGTCATGGCCCCGTCTgcgtaaggaaaaaaataataatttgattattGCCAATGATCAagagaataatattattcactcGTTTTCCCGGATGAACACAGAACTTCTTAATACTGCTTCATACCTTGGCGCAAGGCTGTCGAATTCGTCAAAGAATAATACACAAGGTTTGGCGCTGTTTGCTCTGTAGAAAAGAATAAAGGTGGATAAAATGTGGCAAGATCATTTCTTGATCACAAGAAAATTACCaacttttcaaatacatttCGCACAGCCTCTTCGCTAGCTCCAATATATTTCGAGAGCAGCTCTGGACCCTGAGTGGAATATAAACATTCTAGTTACTTTCCACAAAACTAGTATCTTGTCATTTCCTTCGTCTTTAATTCTTATCTGTTACCTTGAcgctaatgaaattcaatCCACATTCTTTGGCAATTGCACCTGCCAGCATGGTTTTACCAGTTCCTGGTGCTCCGTAGAGCAATACCCCACCTTGCTGTCTTATTGGcgcatttttgaaaagttctgGGTACTTCAAGGGCCAGTGAAGAAGCTCTATTAACGATTGCTTCACCTCTGCTAATCCACCTATGTCTGACCATGCGTAACCAGGCCCAGAATATAGATCAATGCCTTGCAAAGACATTGGTACAGATTTGTCCAAGCTTCGGGACAGATCTTCGTCGCAGGCTATCAAAGGAGTTGTCAAGCCACTATTGACTATAACAGAAAACGCAATTCTTGCTACTATCCTTTTTTGCATCGAAAGAGCTTctcttaaaaaatttcccattttgGGACCCGCACGTCTTTTTACGAAACAATGGTCGAATGATTCCGGAGATACGGGGGAgcagtttttaaattttgatataTTCGGTAACACAGTAAAAATATCTGTATACTCCTAAAATAAATCAGTAAAGCCGCACCCTATTTGAGGGGTTTAATTTGGGAATATCATGGTCACTCTTCCaagctggttttttttttttttttttttttttgagggggGGGGCTAATTTACTGAACATATAAAAACTTGATGACGCTGCTCCCGCATATCTTCGGAAGCAATCGTATGCTCAGGCTAAAACTTATTTGTGAGTATTAAGAAATCATAAAGTATCATTTGACCCTTGTTGCGGACAAATTCGTGCGGACGCCAAAATGGAAAAAGATGCCCTTATTTGAGGGAGGCTCTTTTAATTAACAATCATCAATAATAATGTATCTATTACTAAAAAATTACCGTGTCGCCTCCAAGCACTAAAGACAGCCTTTTCTACGAATTTGGTCAAGTCTTGTGCTGTCCATCCCTCAGTTTTATTGCCATAATGATTCCAATCGACGTCGTTTGATATTTGCAACTTTGACTTCATAGCTAGCTGGAGAATGTCCATTCGATCCTcctggataaaaaaaaattttgaagaattcaGTTAGTTATTTAATTACCCGTCAATTTACCAATAGGTATAGAAATTAATATACCTTTTCAAATTCAGGCACTGATAGGATAGTTCTGAAGAGGTGAATACCCCGTGGAGCAGCCAACTTCCTATTTATTTTGTCAATACTTATACAGGTAGCTACAACAGCAACGTAATTTACTGCTTGATACTCAGTTATAAGGTTCAACAGCATGTCAGCAGTTCTATGAGAAACGaagattttattacaaaacaGAATTAATATTGCGAGAAAAACGGCtgaattgattttgaaaatgatcaGGCAATTCACAATAATACTTATTTTCAGGAGAAATTAGTCAAAGTTCATACATATCTGCGTAGTATAGTATCCATCAATGTGAGTCAGTTACCTGACAGTGTTGATTGCATCCGGAGTATTTTCTTCATCAGCCAGAATTTTTCCTGCTATACTGTCCAAAtcatcgataaataaaatggCTGGTTGGTAGTAAACGCACTCCAGAATAGCTGGCAGGAAGATTTTGTGTAATGTTTCCACTTTTTTACctgtagaaataatttttttaatatataaacAATTACATATGATTGATCAAAATTTAGAGTTAAAAACTGGAATACATGTTTATTCGAAGTTACGATTATCCTACCTTTTAATGATTTGCAATCAATCACGTGCACATAAACAAAATTTGGAACTTCTCTAAAagcctttttcaaaatctggCCTACAGTTGTCTTTCCACTACCAACTTTTCCGCATATTAGAATATTTTCTCTGTCATATCCGAAATCTAAAGCTCGGTCTAAGCCCAGACTCAGTCCCAAAATAGATTTACATTCTGTTAAAAGAGATCTCAAGCCTCTGAAACAATCATTACCATTATgattgttgaatgaaaaagttgATTATTTTGTTACAATAATTCACCAATTATAACAAATCAATGGCAACTTACCGCATTGAGATAGTTTGCAAGCATACACTCTCTGAATCCTGTAAGCTTTCCATCTCGTTTTCCACACTAAATAC
This is a stretch of genomic DNA from Neodiprion fabricii isolate iyNeoFabr1 chromosome 2, iyNeoFabr1.1, whole genome shotgun sequence. It encodes these proteins:
- the LOC124176363 gene encoding peroxisome biogenesis factor 1 isoform X2; translated protein: MLAHFFSSESLEPRYRYGKLQPFTEITVSFPKKEVKEDKKENSSDSLWDTFKNVVPNLFSDTDKKKEANIEESVENIVGKYSKKNIIQTFRVLPVKRIEDTEAMSTVDSLLRQPYNIFINQRFLPKNFHSGEIYCRVKKVRQNTQFVKVTNTNYLRTNSTAGLNLITEVVAKIFVLEEVLKKCSYCIDREYFANHLLYKSVYVSENLRHNLKLKVGAKVTLELIEYSVQPVTAIELFPQNNPVSLKDFENFLEEQSIYDKVLINSLSVLSLRNDKSCIVQFCPLPTSYALIDLYDLKTTPVHVKDVVFSVENEMESLQDSESVCLQTISMRGLRSLLTECKSILGLSLGLDRALDFGYDRENILICGKVGSGKTTVGQILKKAFREVPNFVYVHVIDCKSLKGKKVETLHKIFLPAILECVYYQPAILFIDDLDSIAGKILADEENTPDAINTVRTADMLLNLITEYQAVNYVAVVATCISIDKINRKLAAPRGIHLFRTILSVPEFEKEDRMDILQLAMKSKLQISNDVDWNHYGNKTEGWTAQDLTKFVEKAVFSAWRRHVNSGLTTPLIACDEDLSRSLDKSVPMSLQGIDLYSGPGYAWSDIGGLAEVKQSLIELLHWPLKYPELFKNAPIRQQGGVLLYGAPGTGKTMLAGAIAKECGLNFISVKGPELLSKYIGASEEAVRNVFEKANSAKPCVLFFDEFDSLAPRRGHDSTGVTDRVVNQFLAQLDGVEGRQGVAVVAATSRPDLLDPALLRPGRLDKSLLCPLPDKTERKEILTALCESQKLDLNSLDLDTLAAETMGFTGADLNSIFSQARITVLEEDLAAVKSHGREISGSLGTVGVTQRHLNDALASTRPSLNGSERAKYNRIYAKFSRAEDFSEDILKNSQRATLA
- the LOC124176363 gene encoding peroxisome biogenesis factor 1 isoform X1 codes for the protein MQAERFTVKYITVQNCFVYLPATWQRQLATKPNAIRITHHDRDFYFSWHSQPSPDQFLRLSATFARALGIQEGDNVLASSEAHPSAVSNVTVMPKSSEDWEIVELQSNKIQESLLNQINIVAVDQQIVVWISKFLSVELHVESLEPRYRYGKLQPFTEITVSFPKKEVKEDKKENSSDSLWDTFKNVVPNLFSDTDKKKEANIEESVENIVGKYSKKNIIQTFRVLPVKRIEDTEAMSTVDSLLRQPYNIFINQRFLPKNFHSGEIYCRVKKVRQNTQFVKVTNTNYLRTNSTAGLNLITEVVAKIFVLEEVLKKCSYCIDREYFANHLLYKSVYVSENLRHNLKLKVGAKVTLELIEYSVQPVTAIELFPQNNPVSLKDFENFLEEQSIYDKVLINSLSVLSLRNDKSCIVQFCPLPTSYALIDLYDLKTTPVHVKDVVFSVENEMESLQDSESVCLQTISMRGLRSLLTECKSILGLSLGLDRALDFGYDRENILICGKVGSGKTTVGQILKKAFREVPNFVYVHVIDCKSLKGKKVETLHKIFLPAILECVYYQPAILFIDDLDSIAGKILADEENTPDAINTVRTADMLLNLITEYQAVNYVAVVATCISIDKINRKLAAPRGIHLFRTILSVPEFEKEDRMDILQLAMKSKLQISNDVDWNHYGNKTEGWTAQDLTKFVEKAVFSAWRRHVNSGLTTPLIACDEDLSRSLDKSVPMSLQGIDLYSGPGYAWSDIGGLAEVKQSLIELLHWPLKYPELFKNAPIRQQGGVLLYGAPGTGKTMLAGAIAKECGLNFISVKGPELLSKYIGASEEAVRNVFEKANSAKPCVLFFDEFDSLAPRRGHDSTGVTDRVVNQFLAQLDGVEGRQGVAVVAATSRPDLLDPALLRPGRLDKSLLCPLPDKTERKEILTALCESQKLDLNSLDLDTLAAETMGFTGADLNSIFSQARITVLEEDLAAVKSHGREISGSLGTVGVTQRHLNDALASTRPSLNGSERAKYNRIYAKFSRAEDFSEDILKNSQRATLA